One genomic window of Nitrosomonas sp. Is35 includes the following:
- a CDS encoding alginate export family protein, which yields MTLSALTISATQASSDQKTTLDFQATQQTILQVVQQMPETAKPSAVKASEQGKPSEAGKGLPAIVPETKTAEAKKPTSYHQRSNSYATNPDSDPPRYVRRLSDIGVEAFKDVTWLEIGLESRMRYEHRHNDIRRIEGGNDDPFFLRQRAWIGIKEILDPFRFAVEFQDSRVYNNRFVRTDQERNEYDLLNAYGELYFKKALGADDRGNDRPIRFRVGRMAYETTDRRFIARNEWRNTTNTFEGFRLNLGREANDWELDLFGMQPVRRLQTKFDEANDNLWFFGGIGTLRKWSDIATLQTYYMGQKQTGDPNGFTATNRLDREIHMPGFRVYGKASDILDFDVSYNHQLGFSGPNRVDAHGYTIEVGKTFDHAWKPRIGLFYGYASGDKNPNDNVDNRFDRFFGFARPWSADHYVIYENLKAPKIRFEFSPTQKLGFEVGYGAYWLASSKDRMFDILDGNISNTIKDPGFNRDRTGQSGDFGGHAFEGRIRYQATSRISTILGYTHFTAGEFVKNRIAATSCATLHKHPCTDQRSGNTDFLYFEVLISLL from the coding sequence TGCCGGAAACGGCTAAGCCATCAGCCGTCAAGGCATCGGAACAGGGTAAACCATCTGAAGCGGGAAAAGGATTGCCCGCCATCGTGCCGGAGACAAAAACCGCCGAGGCAAAAAAGCCAACCAGCTACCATCAGCGTTCCAACAGCTACGCCACCAACCCGGATTCCGATCCGCCGCGCTATGTGCGCCGCTTGAGCGATATCGGTGTTGAGGCATTTAAAGATGTCACCTGGCTGGAAATCGGTCTGGAATCCCGCATGCGTTACGAGCATCGCCACAACGATATCCGCCGTATTGAAGGTGGAAACGACGATCCTTTTTTCTTGCGCCAACGCGCATGGATAGGGATCAAAGAGATTCTGGATCCATTCCGCTTCGCGGTCGAATTTCAAGATTCCCGGGTTTATAACAACCGGTTTGTACGGACCGATCAGGAAAGAAACGAGTACGACCTGCTCAACGCATACGGCGAACTGTATTTCAAAAAAGCGCTTGGCGCCGATGACCGGGGTAATGATCGACCGATTCGATTCCGCGTAGGCCGGATGGCTTATGAAACAACCGACCGGCGTTTTATCGCGCGTAATGAGTGGCGCAATACCACCAATACATTTGAAGGTTTCCGCTTGAATCTGGGTCGTGAAGCCAATGATTGGGAGCTTGATCTGTTCGGCATGCAGCCGGTGCGGCGTTTGCAAACCAAGTTTGATGAAGCAAATGATAATCTCTGGTTCTTTGGCGGGATCGGCACTTTACGCAAATGGTCTGACATCGCTACTCTCCAGACTTACTACATGGGGCAGAAGCAAACGGGTGATCCGAATGGTTTCACAGCAACCAACCGGCTGGACCGGGAAATTCATATGCCTGGGTTTCGTGTATATGGCAAGGCGAGCGATATTCTCGATTTCGATGTCAGCTATAACCATCAGCTAGGATTCAGCGGCCCCAATCGCGTGGACGCGCATGGATACACCATCGAAGTAGGAAAAACATTTGACCATGCCTGGAAACCACGGATTGGCCTGTTTTACGGTTATGCCAGCGGCGACAAGAATCCCAATGACAATGTCGACAACCGCTTTGACCGCTTCTTTGGATTTGCGCGGCCTTGGTCGGCGGATCACTATGTGATTTATGAGAACTTGAAAGCACCGAAAATTCGCTTTGAATTCAGCCCAACGCAGAAACTAGGATTTGAAGTTGGTTATGGCGCCTATTGGCTGGCCAGCAGCAAGGACCGCATGTTCGATATTCTCGATGGCAACATCAGTAATACCATCAAGGACCCTGGATTCAATCGCGACCGCACCGGGCAGAGCGGCGATTTCGGTGGCCATGCCTTCGAAGGACGCATACGCTACCAAGCCACATCGAGAATCAGCACCATATTGGGTTACACCCATTTTACCGCCGGAGAGTTCGTTAAAAACCGTATCGCAGCGACTTCTTGCGCAACCTTGCACAAGCACCCTTGCACCGATCAACGCTCAGGCAACACGGATTTCTTATATTTTGAAGTGCTTATCAGCCTTTTATAA
- a CDS encoding family 2A encapsulin nanocompartment cargo protein cysteine desulfurase, producing the protein MSTSNLDHPTGESLDAASSYLPDVELLTRMANEMFSALPNATPAAGVPSSAAGTSAAASPSALEIPAFPADHPRAGSSVYASAIPLPFEDELNTLLSSAKESYSAVPGLTQTAGAPSAEALTAAPLPAPEISAVSVDHFNLATSPIPSVIPLPFEEELRTLFTPAQKATLAHTTIPANPSQASSFYFLDSIASPATGTPLPSYAAAHPPFDVNAIRRDFPILKELVHGRPLVWLDNAATTQKPQSVIDRLSYFYQHENSNIHRAAHELAARATDAYEDARKKVRHFLNASSVDEIVFVRGTTEGINLVAQSWGRQHINEGDEIVISWLEHHANIVPWQQLCTEKGAKLRVAPVDDHGQILLDEYQKLLNSRTKLVAFSQVSNALGTITPAQQMIAMAHRVGARVLLDGAQSVSHMRVDVQQLDCDWFVFSGHKVFAPTGIGALFGKLELLNSMPPWQGGGNMIQDVTFEKTIYHAAPARFEAGTGNIADAVGLGAAIDYVQRIGLENISRYEHQLLVYATRGLSTIPGLRLIGTAAEKAGVLSFVLKGFSSEEVGAALNREGIAVRSGHHCAQPILRRFGLETTVRPSLALYNTCADIDFLVAALRRIQSGRTSF; encoded by the coding sequence ATGAGTACAAGTAATCTCGATCATCCCACAGGCGAAAGCTTGGATGCGGCATCCAGCTATCTGCCGGATGTCGAGTTACTGACCCGCATGGCCAACGAAATGTTTTCCGCTTTGCCCAATGCAACGCCTGCCGCAGGCGTACCGTCCTCTGCGGCAGGCACATCCGCGGCCGCATCACCGTCTGCGCTGGAAATTCCCGCATTCCCCGCGGATCATCCGCGTGCGGGGAGTTCTGTGTACGCTTCAGCCATTCCATTACCATTCGAGGATGAACTCAACACTTTGCTTTCATCGGCAAAAGAGAGTTATTCCGCTGTGCCCGGCCTAACGCAAACGGCTGGCGCTCCCTCTGCGGAAGCGCTCACGGCTGCACCGCTGCCAGCGCCGGAAATTTCCGCAGTGAGCGTGGATCATTTCAATCTGGCCACTTCCCCTATTCCATCGGTCATCCCGCTACCGTTTGAAGAAGAATTACGCACGCTCTTCACACCAGCGCAGAAAGCTACGCTTGCACATACCACCATCCCGGCCAATCCAAGCCAGGCATCGTCATTCTATTTTCTCGACAGCATCGCATCACCAGCGACGGGCACGCCGCTACCGTCCTATGCGGCCGCGCATCCGCCGTTCGATGTGAATGCCATCCGCCGCGATTTTCCGATACTGAAAGAACTAGTGCATGGCCGTCCGCTGGTTTGGCTGGACAATGCCGCGACGACACAGAAACCGCAATCAGTCATCGACCGCCTCAGCTACTTTTATCAACACGAAAACTCCAACATCCATCGCGCCGCGCATGAATTGGCGGCACGCGCGACCGATGCCTACGAAGATGCGCGCAAGAAAGTCCGTCATTTCCTGAATGCGTCATCCGTCGATGAGATTGTCTTTGTCCGCGGCACCACCGAAGGTATCAATCTCGTCGCACAAAGCTGGGGGCGACAACATATCAATGAAGGCGACGAAATCGTCATCTCCTGGCTGGAGCATCACGCCAATATCGTGCCGTGGCAGCAGCTGTGTACCGAGAAAGGCGCCAAATTGCGCGTTGCGCCCGTGGATGATCACGGCCAGATATTGCTGGATGAGTATCAAAAACTGCTGAACTCACGCACCAAGCTGGTGGCATTCTCGCAAGTCTCGAATGCGCTGGGTACGATCACACCGGCGCAGCAAATGATCGCGATGGCACACCGCGTTGGCGCGCGCGTGCTGTTGGACGGCGCGCAATCGGTTTCACACATGCGCGTCGATGTGCAGCAGCTCGATTGCGACTGGTTCGTTTTTTCCGGTCATAAGGTATTCGCTCCAACCGGGATCGGCGCACTGTTCGGCAAATTAGAATTGCTCAATTCCATGCCGCCTTGGCAGGGTGGGGGCAATATGATTCAGGATGTCACCTTTGAAAAAACCATTTATCATGCGGCACCCGCCCGTTTTGAAGCCGGTACCGGCAATATCGCCGATGCCGTCGGATTGGGCGCAGCGATCGATTACGTTCAGCGCATCGGTCTTGAAAACATCAGCCGCTATGAACATCAGCTGCTGGTTTATGCGACACGCGGCCTCAGTACGATTCCGGGTTTGCGCCTGATCGGCACTGCCGCGGAAAAAGCGGGCGTGCTATCTTTTGTGCTGAAGGGATTCAGTTCCGAAGAAGTCGGCGCAGCGTTAAACCGCGAAGGTATCGCCGTGCGTTCCGGCCATCACTGCGCACAGCCGATTTTGCGCCGCTTTGGCCTGGAAACCACGGTTCGTCCGTCATTGGCGCTGTACAATACCTGTGCGGATATCGATTTTCTGGTCGCCGCACTGCGCCGTATCCAAAGCGGACGCACGAGCTTTTGA
- a CDS encoding sulfate ABC transporter ATP-binding protein: protein MSIEVISLSKQFGTFTALHDVSLQVQSGELLALLGPSGSGKTTLLRVIAGLETADSGQVLFHGEDATDQHVRDRQVGFVFQHYALFRNMTIFENVAFGLNVRPKKFRPSKEEIHDRVMKLLHLVQLDWLADRYPHQLSGGQRQRIALARALAVEPKVLLLDEPFGALDAKVRKELRSWLRRLHDDMHITSVFVTHDQEEALEVADRVVVMNEGRIEQIGTPDEVYEQPASPFVYEFLGNVNLFHSRLHRGRAWIGDLEVDAPEHAEAEELAAIAYVRPHEIEVERTQNGEAALAAQIVHILSVGPIVRLELVRENDKDRHPVHAEISKERFRELQLTKGEKVFIKPKRLDLFPSYPQSQLKH, encoded by the coding sequence ATGAGCATTGAAGTGATTAGTCTCTCCAAACAATTCGGCACGTTTACCGCACTGCATGATGTCAGTTTACAAGTGCAATCCGGTGAATTGCTGGCGTTACTGGGGCCTTCGGGTTCCGGCAAAACCACGCTGCTGCGTGTGATCGCCGGACTGGAAACCGCCGATAGCGGCCAGGTATTATTTCATGGCGAAGACGCAACCGATCAGCATGTGCGTGACCGCCAAGTCGGATTCGTCTTCCAGCATTATGCCTTGTTCCGCAACATGACAATTTTCGAGAATGTCGCCTTCGGTTTAAATGTGCGTCCGAAGAAATTCCGCCCTTCCAAAGAGGAAATCCATGACCGCGTGATGAAATTATTGCATTTGGTGCAGCTGGATTGGCTGGCGGACCGCTATCCGCACCAGCTTTCCGGCGGCCAGCGCCAGCGTATTGCTTTGGCGCGGGCACTGGCAGTGGAACCGAAAGTGTTATTGCTTGATGAGCCTTTCGGCGCATTGGATGCCAAGGTGCGCAAGGAACTGCGCTCCTGGCTCCGCAGATTGCACGATGACATGCACATTACCAGTGTATTTGTCACACACGATCAGGAAGAAGCACTGGAAGTCGCTGACCGGGTTGTCGTCATGAACGAAGGCCGGATTGAGCAAATCGGCACACCGGATGAAGTGTACGAGCAGCCTGCCAGTCCGTTCGTGTACGAGTTCCTTGGCAACGTTAATTTATTCCATAGCCGCTTGCATCGCGGCCGTGCCTGGATCGGCGATCTGGAAGTCGATGCACCGGAGCACGCGGAAGCGGAAGAACTGGCCGCCATTGCTTATGTCCGTCCGCATGAAATCGAAGTCGAGCGCACCCAAAATGGTGAAGCGGCGCTGGCGGCGCAGATTGTTCATATTCTATCGGTAGGTCCGATTGTCAGGCTGGAGCTGGTACGCGAGAACGACAAAGATAGGCACCCGGTGCACGCTGAAATCAGCAAGGAGCGCTTTCGCGAATTGCAGCTCACCAAGGGAGAGAAAGTCTTTATCAAACCCAAACGGCTTGATTTGTTCCCCAGCTATCCGCAAAGCCAATTGAAACATTAA
- a CDS encoding sulfate ABC transporter substrate-binding protein, which yields MNIRTCLAVSFLTAGLIAGGNALADKTLLNVSYDPTRELYQEFNAAFAKYWQAKNNEKVTVRQSHGGSGKQARSVIDGLEADVVTLALANDINAISEKAKLLPENWQSRLALNSTPYTSTIIFLVRKGNPKGIKDWDDLARPGVAVITPNPKTSGGAQWNYLAAWQYGKRKFDDEGKVKEFVSNIYKNVPVLDSGARGSTTTFVERGVGDVFISWENEAFLALKEYGAEKFEIVIPSLSILAEPPVAIVDKVVDKRGTRQVAEAYLEYLYSEAGQEIAAKHFYRPTHPGVAEKYAAKFPKIELFKIDEAFGGWKNAHKAHFADGGTFDQIYLK from the coding sequence ATGAACATCAGAACATGCCTCGCAGTAAGCTTCTTGACAGCCGGTTTGATTGCCGGCGGTAACGCATTGGCGGACAAAACCTTGCTCAATGTATCCTACGATCCAACCCGCGAGCTCTATCAAGAATTCAATGCGGCCTTCGCCAAATACTGGCAAGCGAAAAACAACGAAAAAGTCACGGTCCGGCAATCGCATGGCGGCTCTGGCAAGCAAGCGCGTTCCGTCATTGACGGCCTTGAAGCCGATGTAGTGACACTGGCGTTGGCCAACGATATCAACGCTATCTCCGAGAAAGCCAAATTGCTGCCGGAAAATTGGCAATCAAGGCTGGCACTCAACAGCACACCGTACACTTCGACCATCATCTTTCTGGTGCGCAAGGGAAATCCCAAAGGCATCAAGGATTGGGATGATTTGGCCCGCCCTGGCGTGGCGGTGATTACACCGAACCCGAAAACATCCGGTGGCGCGCAGTGGAATTATCTGGCGGCATGGCAATACGGCAAGCGCAAGTTCGACGACGAAGGCAAAGTGAAGGAATTCGTCAGCAACATTTATAAAAATGTACCGGTACTGGATTCCGGCGCGCGTGGATCAACCACCACATTCGTCGAACGCGGTGTCGGCGATGTGTTCATTTCCTGGGAAAACGAAGCCTTTTTGGCGCTGAAGGAATATGGCGCGGAAAAATTCGAAATTGTCATTCCATCGCTCAGCATTCTAGCCGAACCACCCGTCGCGATCGTCGATAAAGTGGTCGACAAACGCGGCACGCGCCAAGTCGCGGAAGCTTATCTGGAGTACCTCTATTCCGAAGCAGGCCAGGAAATTGCCGCCAAGCATTTTTACCGCCCTACGCATCCTGGCGTGGCTGAAAAGTATGCCGCCAAATTCCCCAAAATCGAATTATTCAAAATCGATGAGGCGTTCGGCGGGTGGAAAAATGCACACAAAGCCCACTTCGCCGATGGCGGCACATTCGATCAGATTTATCTGAAGTAA
- a CDS encoding family 2A encapsulin nanocompartment shell protein, whose protein sequence is MTDIHQGNTALGDVAARTLANATKTVPMMGTITPRWLTHLLHWVPVEAGIYRVNKVKDPDQVEVDCSAKDERELPATFVDYEEWGREYVLSAVNTVLDVHTRVSDLYSSPHNQIREQLRLTIETAKERQESELINNKEYGLLNNAAKSMRVKTRTGAPTPDDLDELIARVWKEPAFFLAHPQAIAAFGRECTRRGVPPPTVTLFGSQFLTWRGIPLIPSNKFNITGGKTSIILLRTGESRQGVVGLYQPDLPGQQGMGLSVRFMGINHKAIASYLVSLYCSLAVLTEDALGVLENVEVGKYHEYK, encoded by the coding sequence ATGACCGATATTCATCAAGGAAACACCGCATTAGGTGACGTAGCCGCCCGCACGCTTGCCAATGCCACAAAAACTGTCCCGATGATGGGAACCATCACGCCGCGCTGGCTAACCCACTTATTGCATTGGGTGCCGGTCGAGGCGGGTATTTATCGCGTGAACAAAGTGAAAGACCCCGATCAGGTGGAAGTCGATTGCTCTGCCAAGGATGAACGCGAATTACCCGCGACATTCGTGGATTATGAAGAATGGGGACGGGAATATGTGTTGAGTGCGGTCAATACCGTGCTGGACGTACATACCCGCGTTTCCGATCTGTACAGCAGCCCGCACAATCAAATCCGCGAACAGTTACGTTTAACCATTGAAACAGCCAAAGAACGCCAGGAAAGCGAGCTGATCAATAACAAAGAATATGGGTTGCTCAATAATGCGGCCAAATCGATGCGGGTGAAAACACGCACAGGCGCACCCACACCGGATGATTTGGATGAACTGATTGCGCGCGTGTGGAAAGAACCTGCTTTCTTTTTAGCGCACCCGCAAGCGATCGCCGCGTTTGGCCGTGAATGTACCCGCCGCGGCGTCCCGCCTCCAACCGTAACGCTGTTTGGTTCACAATTCCTGACTTGGCGCGGCATTCCATTGATTCCGAGCAACAAGTTCAATATCACCGGTGGTAAAACCAGTATCATCCTGCTGCGCACGGGTGAAAGCCGCCAAGGCGTGGTTGGACTCTATCAACCGGATTTACCGGGCCAGCAAGGCATGGGATTGTCGGTGCGCTTCATGGGCATCAATCACAAGGCGATCGCTTCTTATCTGGTTTCTCTCTATTGCTCGCTGGCAGTATTGACCGAGGATGCGCTCGGCGTACTCGAAAATGTCGAAGTGGGTAAATATCATGAGTACAAGTAA
- a CDS encoding DUF2325 domain-containing protein — MTVLIVGGDYVASFKQLIATQHNARIEHWSGRAKGFNKRQLPHETQLIIVICDFINHNFANSIKEQANRNGIPLVYCHRSVNELKRKLKDIYPTDKDSCCNSFGEKRNPTHRYH; from the coding sequence ATGACCGTTCTTATCGTGGGTGGAGATTACGTGGCATCGTTCAAGCAGCTGATTGCCACGCAACACAATGCACGCATCGAGCATTGGAGCGGCCGCGCAAAAGGCTTTAATAAGCGGCAGCTTCCACATGAAACACAATTGATCATCGTTATTTGCGACTTCATTAATCATAACTTTGCCAATTCGATCAAAGAGCAAGCGAATCGCAATGGTATTCCGCTTGTTTATTGCCATCGTTCTGTTAATGAATTGAAACGCAAATTAAAGGATATCTACCCAACCGATAAGGACAGTTGTTGTAACAGTTTTGGTGAAAAAAGAAATCCAACACACAGATATCACTAA
- the epsC gene encoding serine O-acetyltransferase EpsC: MTTELKTQDTTEPEINRMEIDHIVSQLRALRVASLEHRQRLNKPPKLPSRKVLASIIERLSAALFPNRLGTPSISDEGIDYYVGHTLDVTLRDLIDQIHHELFFVSGQEIAGPSIREHAASIANTFAQQLPKIRSLLENDIRAAYEGDPAARSIDDVLVCYPGITAIIHHRIAHELNQLGVPLIARMMSEIAHSLTGIEIHPGAQIGDSFFIDHGTGVVIGETTVIGRNVRLYQAVTLGAKRFPVDEHGILVKGNLRHPIVEDDVVIYAGATILGRITIGRGSTIGGNVWLTHSIPPESHVTQAQIRTDVIAAGTGT; encoded by the coding sequence ATGACAACCGAACTCAAAACACAGGACACAACTGAACCGGAAATCAATCGTATGGAAATCGATCATATTGTTTCCCAATTACGTGCGTTACGTGTGGCCTCCCTGGAGCACCGTCAGCGGCTTAACAAGCCTCCCAAACTGCCTTCACGAAAAGTCCTGGCATCGATCATTGAACGGTTAAGTGCGGCGTTGTTTCCGAATCGTTTGGGCACACCCAGCATTTCCGATGAAGGAATCGATTACTACGTAGGACATACCCTGGATGTTACATTACGCGACCTGATCGATCAGATTCACCACGAATTGTTTTTTGTCTCGGGGCAGGAAATTGCCGGTCCGTCGATTCGTGAACATGCTGCGAGCATTGCCAATACATTTGCCCAGCAATTACCCAAAATCCGCAGTCTGCTGGAAAATGACATCCGCGCAGCTTATGAAGGCGATCCGGCAGCACGTAGCATTGACGATGTATTAGTGTGCTACCCGGGGATTACTGCGATTATTCACCACCGCATCGCGCATGAGTTGAACCAGCTGGGCGTGCCGCTGATCGCACGCATGATGTCGGAAATCGCTCACTCACTCACCGGCATAGAAATCCATCCGGGCGCACAGATAGGCGATAGTTTCTTTATTGATCATGGAACCGGCGTAGTGATCGGCGAGACTACGGTCATTGGCCGCAATGTGCGGTTGTATCAGGCTGTCACCCTCGGTGCCAAGCGCTTCCCCGTCGATGAACACGGCATTCTGGTGAAAGGCAATCTGCGTCATCCCATCGTTGAAGACGATGTGGTGATCTATGCCGGCGCTACGATTCTCGGTCGTATCACCATCGGCCGCGGCTCAACGATCGGAGGCAATGTCTGGCTGACACACAGCATCCCGCCGGAAAGTCACGTCACGCAAGCGCAAATTCGTACGGATGTAATCGCAGCCGGTACCGGAACTTAG
- the cysT gene encoding sulfate ABC transporter permease subunit CysT: MSSFKQYSILPGFNLALGFTLLYLSLIVLIPLSAAFIRTAELTWPEFWSIVTTPRVLASYRLTFGASFAAATVNAFFGLLVAWVLVRYHFPGKKIVDALVDLPFALPTAVAGIALTALYAGNGWIGQFLEPLGIKVAFTPLGIFVALTFIGLPFVVRTVQPVLEDIETELEEAAATLGANRWQTFTRVIFPALYPALMTGFALAFARAIGEYGSVIFIAGNMPMISEITPLLIITKLEQYDYAGATALSVVMLVISFTLLLIINLLQWWSRRRSMQA, translated from the coding sequence TTGAGCAGTTTCAAGCAATACAGTATTTTGCCAGGTTTCAATCTGGCATTGGGATTCACACTGTTGTATCTCAGTCTGATCGTTTTGATTCCGTTGTCGGCCGCGTTCATTCGTACCGCCGAATTGACGTGGCCGGAATTCTGGTCGATTGTTACCACCCCGCGCGTGCTGGCTTCTTACCGGTTGACATTCGGCGCATCGTTCGCGGCCGCCACTGTCAATGCCTTTTTCGGTTTGTTGGTCGCGTGGGTGCTGGTGCGTTATCATTTTCCCGGCAAGAAAATAGTTGATGCCTTGGTGGATCTCCCCTTCGCCCTGCCGACTGCGGTAGCGGGTATCGCACTGACAGCGCTGTATGCCGGCAATGGTTGGATCGGACAGTTTCTTGAGCCGCTCGGCATCAAAGTGGCTTTCACGCCACTGGGGATTTTCGTAGCGTTGACTTTTATCGGTCTGCCGTTTGTAGTACGCACCGTGCAGCCGGTGCTCGAAGATATCGAAACCGAGCTGGAGGAAGCGGCTGCAACGCTCGGCGCCAACCGCTGGCAAACCTTTACGCGGGTGATTTTCCCGGCACTCTATCCCGCCTTAATGACCGGTTTTGCGCTGGCTTTTGCACGCGCAATCGGCGAGTACGGCTCGGTGATTTTTATCGCCGGGAATATGCCAATGATTTCCGAAATCACACCGCTGCTGATTATCACCAAATTGGAACAGTATGACTATGCCGGGGCCACGGCCTTGTCGGTCGTGATGCTGGTGATTTCTTTCACGCTGTTATTGATTATTAACTTATTGCAATGGTGGAGCCGACGCCGCAGCATGCAAGCTTGA
- a CDS encoding EAL domain-containing protein, whose translation MNSSAQKTFTALEEFELINSATDYALKRADNGWISGYFYQCELTSVFQPIFSIDLGKTIAHAAYVRSKSNEEIALWPWQVFAMASKDDQLIELDRLCRAIHALNYYFNHISRSDNLFVEVHPRLLESVKDDHGRAFENFLDLIGVKTSRVVIEIPAIVNRNWKLLQHVIGNYRSRGYRIAANYSGSSSDWMAELGSLYPDVVRIAASDLMRHETISGLADTVHSFGASLLVRDIETVEQLTAAKRTEADYLQGNLLGKPASVIKTSELTAASRPDN comes from the coding sequence ATGAATTCATCAGCACAAAAAACATTTACCGCTCTCGAAGAATTTGAGCTCATCAATTCCGCCACCGACTACGCTTTAAAACGCGCCGACAACGGCTGGATCAGCGGATATTTTTATCAATGCGAATTAACCAGCGTTTTTCAACCCATTTTTAGCATCGATTTGGGCAAAACCATCGCACATGCCGCGTATGTGCGCTCCAAGTCCAACGAAGAAATTGCACTCTGGCCATGGCAAGTGTTCGCTATGGCGTCAAAAGACGATCAATTGATCGAATTGGATCGCTTATGCCGGGCGATTCATGCACTGAATTATTATTTCAATCATATATCCCGGTCGGACAATTTGTTTGTCGAAGTTCACCCGCGTCTGCTGGAGAGCGTCAAGGACGATCACGGCCGCGCATTTGAGAATTTTCTCGATCTGATCGGCGTGAAAACCTCGCGCGTCGTCATCGAAATTCCGGCTATCGTCAACCGCAACTGGAAATTGCTGCAGCATGTCATCGGTAATTACCGCTCGCGCGGTTACCGGATTGCCGCCAACTATTCCGGCAGCAGCAGCGATTGGATGGCGGAACTGGGCAGTTTGTATCCGGATGTGGTGCGAATCGCGGCCAGCGATCTGATGCGCCATGAAACCATTTCCGGACTGGCGGATACCGTCCATAGCTTCGGCGCAAGTTTGCTGGTACGGGACATCGAAACAGTGGAACAGTTAACGGCCGCTAAACGCACCGAAGCCGATTATCTGCAAGGCAATCTGCTCGGCAAACCGGCATCCGTGATCAAAACATCCGAGCTGACGGCTGCTTCAAGACCGGATAATTAA
- the cysW gene encoding sulfate ABC transporter permease subunit CysW: protein MTTTITFPLTGKTFRQRATQEPAWVRRSLIGLALVFLTLFLFVPLISVFYEALKKGVEVYVAAITDPDAVSAIKLTLLVAAIAVPLNLIFGIAAAWSIAKFEFRGKNLLITLIDLPFSVSPVVSGLIYVLVFGLQGWLGPWLAEHDLKIIFAVPGIVLATVFVTVPFIARELIPLMQAQGTEEEEAAVVLGASGWQTFYHVTLPNIKWGLLYGAILCNARAMGEFGAVSVVSGHIRGSTNTMPLHVEILYNEYNFAAAFAVASLLALLALVTLVLKTLVEFRNKQHQKQRGLE from the coding sequence ATGACTACAACGATTACATTCCCCTTAACTGGTAAAACCTTCCGGCAGCGCGCCACACAGGAGCCTGCTTGGGTGCGCCGCTCCTTGATCGGCTTGGCGCTGGTATTTCTAACCCTCTTTTTGTTTGTGCCGCTGATTTCGGTCTTCTACGAAGCTTTGAAAAAGGGCGTGGAAGTTTACGTCGCGGCGATCACCGATCCCGATGCGGTTTCCGCCATCAAACTGACGCTGCTGGTAGCAGCCATTGCAGTGCCTTTGAATCTGATATTCGGTATCGCGGCGGCCTGGTCCATCGCCAAGTTTGAATTTCGCGGCAAGAATCTGCTGATCACGTTGATCGATCTGCCTTTCTCAGTCTCGCCGGTGGTTTCCGGGTTGATTTACGTGCTCGTGTTTGGCTTGCAGGGATGGCTGGGGCCGTGGCTGGCGGAGCACGATCTGAAAATTATCTTTGCCGTTCCCGGTATCGTGTTAGCCACCGTGTTTGTAACGGTACCGTTCATCGCACGCGAATTGATTCCACTGATGCAAGCACAGGGCACCGAGGAAGAGGAAGCGGCCGTTGTGCTGGGCGCCAGCGGCTGGCAGACTTTCTATCATGTGACGCTGCCGAATATCAAATGGGGTTTGCTGTACGGCGCTATTCTGTGTAACGCCCGGGCGATGGGTGAATTTGGCGCGGTATCGGTGGTATCCGGCCATATTCGCGGCAGCACCAATACCATGCCGCTGCACGTCGAAATTCTCTATAACGAATATAACTTCGCCGCTGCGTTCGCGGTCGCTTCGCTGCTCGCCTTGCTGGCGCTGGTAACGCTGGTGCTAAAAACACTGGTTGAATTTCGTAATAAACAACACCAAAAACAACGAGGTCTCGAATGA